A region from the Lolium perenne isolate Kyuss_39 chromosome 4, Kyuss_2.0, whole genome shotgun sequence genome encodes:
- the LOC127294042 gene encoding uncharacterized protein, with protein MRIHILFCLHLIILLSLSVSSSCQTDPQTEALLQFKASLTDPLNHLQTWTNDTSACYFLGVQCEGSTVTEISLSSMNLSGRISPSISALRGLERLVLDSNSLSGTVPPQLNNCTQLRLLNLSWNYLTGELPNLSALTVLESLDVANNGFSGPFPAWVGDLIGMVYLSIGMHKFDQGEMPPSIGNLKNLTYLYLSGCNLRGTIPDSIFELTLLETLDLSINNLGGEIPGSIGNLKNVWKIELYKNSLTGELPPELGKLTGLREFDVSRNQLSGVIPAPLAELKNLEVIQIYSNNLSGPIPAEWGELTSLTSLSVYENRFSGEFPADFGRFSSLQSLDISENGFTGPFPRYLCHGNSLQFLLALQNGFTGELPEEYTACKTLQRFRINKNLFTGSIPEGLWGLPAVTIIDVSDNGFTGTISPLIGEAQSLNQLWVQNNRLRGTIPVETGRLGQLQKLYLSNNSFTGTIPSQIGNLAQLTALHLEDNALGGALPAEIGACARLVEIDVSRNQLTGPIPVELSLLSSLNSLHMSHNAISGMIPTQLQALKLSSVDFSANRLTGSVPPGLLVIAGDEAFYGNPGLCVDGHTDSELGACNADGGHKGGLIRRSHALLPVLVSAMLLLVVGILFVSYRSFKLEEQRKRDLERGDGGCEQWKLESFHPPELDADEICGVGEENLVGSGGTGRVYRLQLKDGGGTVAVKRLWKGNAARVMAAEMSILGTVRHRNVLKLHACLSRGDLNFIVYEYMPRGNLYQALRREVKGGAPELDWPRRRRIALGAAKGLMYLHHDCTPAVIHRDIKSTNILLDEDYEAKIADFGIARVAAENSDEFSCFAGTHGYLAPELGYSVKVTEKTDVYSFGVVLLELVTGRSPIDARFGEGKDIVYWLSSKLATESLDGVLDPRVAAPSDKGKEDMLRVLRIAMLCTVKLPTVRPTMRDVVKMLTDAISGPCSPRGQPPSRSCSKNPC; from the exons ATGAGAATACACATCCTATTCTGCCTCCATCTCATCATACTCCTCTCCCTGTCCGTGAGCTCAAGCTGCCAAACTGATCCTCAAACAGAGGCACTTCTCCAGTTCAAGGCCAGCTTAACTGACCCTCTGAACCATCTTCAGACATGGACAAATGACACCTCGGCGTGCTACTTCCTCGGCGTCCAGTGCGAGGGAAGCACGGTCACCGAGATCTCTCTGTCGAGCATGAACCTCTCCGGCAGGATCTCGCCGTCCATCTCCGCGCTCCGCGGCCTGGAGCGGCTCGTGCTCGACTCCAATTCATTGTCAGGAACTGTACCTCCTCAACTGAACAACTGCACCCAGCTTCGGCTCCTGAACCTGTCGTGGAACTACCTGACGGGAGAGCTGCCGAATCTTTCGGCGTTGACGGTTCTAGAGAGTCTCGACGTCGCCAACAATGGTTTTTCGGGGCCGTTTCCGGCGTGGGTGGGTGACCTGATCGGCATGGTGTACCTCAGCATCGGGATGCACAAGTTCGATCAGGGGGAGATGCCTCCGAGCATCGGAAACCTCAAGAACCTGACGTATCTGTACTTGTCAGGGTGCAACTTGAGAGGGACGATACCTGATTCCATCTTCGAGCTGACCCTGCTGGAGACACTGGATTTATCCATCAACAATCTCGGCGGGGAGATCCCGGGAAGCATTGGCAACCTCAAGAATGTGTGGAAGATCGAGCTGTACAAGAACAGCCTCACAGGCGAGCTGCCGCCGGAGCTCGGCAAGCTCACGGGGCTGCGGGAGTTCGACGTCTCCCGTAATCAGCTCAGCGGCGTAATCCCAGCGCCGCTTGCCGAGCTCAAGAACTTGGAGGTGATCCAGATCTACAGCAACAACCTGTCCGGGCCTATCCCGGCAGAATGGGGCGAGCTCACGTCACTGACGAGCTTGTCCGTCTACGAGAACCGTTTCTCCGGCGAGTTCCCGGCGGACTTCGGCCGGTTTTCGTCGCTCCAGAGCCTGGACATCTCCGAGAACGGCTTCACCGGTCCGTTCCCGAGGTACCTCTGCCACGGCAACAGCCTCCAGTTCCTTCTCGCCCTCCAGAACGGCTTCACCGGCGAGCTCCCGGAGGAGTACACGGCGTGCAAAACACTGCAAAGGTTCCGGATCAACAAGAACCTGttcaccggcagcataccggagggGCTGTGGGGGCTCCCCGCCGTGACGATCATCGACGTATCCGACAACGGGTTCACTGGGACCATATCGCCGCTGATCGGTGAGGCGCAGAGTCTGAACCAGCTGTGGGTGCAGAACAACCGACTCAGAGGCACAATTCCCGTGGAAACCGGCAGGCTCGGGCAGCTCCAGAAGCTCTACCTGTCCAACAACTCGTTCACCGGCACAATTCCGTCGCAGATTGGAAACTTGGCACAACTGACGGCGCTGCATCTGGAAGACAATGCGCTGGGTGGCGCGTTGCCCGCCGAGATCGGCGCCTGCGCCAGGCTCGTCGAGATCGACGTCTCCCGGAACCAACTCACCGGGCCAATCCCTGTGGAGCTGTCGTTGCTGTCGTCGCTCAACTCGCTCCACATGTCGCACAATGCCATCAGCGGTATGATTCCAACGCAGCTTCAGGCCCTGAAGCTGAGCTCGGTGGACTTCTCGGCGAACCGGCTTACAGGTAGCGTACCGCCCGGGCTGCTGGTGATCGCCGGCGACGAGGCGTTCTACGGGAACCCTGGTCTCTGCGTCGATGGCCATACCGACTCCGAGCTCGGCGCGTGCAATGCGGATGGCGGCCACAAGGGCGGCCTCATCAGGAGATCGCATGCCCTCCTGCCGGTTCTTGTATCGGCGATGCTGCTGCTGGTGGTTGGCATACTGTTCGTCAGCTACAGAAGCTTCAAGCTGGAGGAGCAGAGGAAAAGGGATCTGGAGCGCGGCGACGGCGGGTGCGAGCAGTGGAAACTGGAGTCGTTCCACCCACCGGAGCTGGACGCGGACGAGATATGCGGCGTGGGGGAGGAGAACTTGGTCGGGTCGGGCGGCACGGGGCGCGTGTACCGGCTGCAGCTCAAGGACGGCGGCGGCACGGTGGCCGTGAAGCGGCTGTGGAAGGGCAACGCGGCGCGGGTGATGGCCGCGGAGATGTCTATCCTCGGCACCGTCCGGCACCGGAACGTCCTCAAGCTCCACGCCTGCCTGTCGCGTGGCGACCTTAACTTCATCGTCTACGAGTACATGCCGCGGGGCAACCTGTACCAGGCGCTACGCCGGGAGGTCAAAGGCGGCGCGCCCGAGCTGGACTGGCCGCGGCGGCGCAGGATCGCGCTTGGTGCCGCTAAGGGGCTCATGTACCTCCACCACGACTGCACGCCGGCGGTCATCCACCGTGACATCAAGTCCACCAACATTCTGCTCGACGAGGACTACGAGGCCAAGATTGCCGACTTCGGCATCGCGAGGGTCGCCGCTGAGAACTCCGACGAGTTCAGCTGCTTCGCCGGAACCCACGGCTACCTCGCTCCCG AGCTGGGCTACTCTGTCAAGGTGACTGAGAAGACAGACGTGTATAGCTTTGGCGTCGTGCTGCTGGAGCTGGTCACCGGCCGGAGCCCGATCGACGCGCGCTTCGGCGAGGGAAAGGACATCGTGTACTGGCTGTCGAGCAAGCTCGCCACCGAGAGCCTGGACGGCGTGCTAGACCCGCGCGTCGCGGCGCCGTCGGACAAGGGGAAGGAGGACATGTTAAGGGTGCTCAGGATTGCGATGCTCTGCACGGTCAAGCTGCCGACCGTGCGGCCAACGATGAGAGACGTGGTGAAGATGCTCACCGACGCAATTTCGGGGCCCTGCAGCCCGCGCGGGCAGCCGCCGTCGCGGAGCTGCAGCAAGAACCCCTGCTGA
- the LOC139839146 gene encoding receptor-like protein kinase 7, with amino-acid sequence MGYSLKVSEKTDVYNFGVVLLELVISRSPIDTRFDEGKDIVYYLSGKLTTESLDGILDPRVVAPSNKGKEDMLNVLRITMLCTVKLSTVRLTMRDVVKMLTDANLGPAARAGHRRHGAAARTNPC; translated from the coding sequence ATGGGCTACTCTCTCAAAGTGTCAGAGAAGACAGACGTGTACAACTTCGGCGTCGTGCTGCTGGAGCTAGTCATTAGCCGGAGCCCAATTGACACGCGCTTCGACGAGGGAAAGGACATCGTGTACTACCTGTCAGGCAAGCTCACCACAGAGAGCCTGGACGGCATCCTAGACCCGCGCGTGGTGGCACCGTCAAACAAGGGGAAGGAGGACATGTTAAATGTGCTCAGGATCACGATGCTCTGCACAGTCAAGTTGTCGACCGTGCGGCTAACGATGAGGGACGTGGTGAAGATGCTCACCGACGCCAATTTGGGGCCTGCAGCCCGCGCGGGGCACCGCCGTCATGGAGCTGCAGCAAGAACCAACCCCTGCTAA